Proteins found in one Arachis stenosperma cultivar V10309 chromosome 8, arast.V10309.gnm1.PFL2, whole genome shotgun sequence genomic segment:
- the LOC130946161 gene encoding 14-3-3-like protein D: IVEAMKKVAKLDVELSVEERNLFSFGYKNVVGSRRASWRILSKIEQKEESRGNEVNAKRIREYMHKVELELSKICSDIMIVLDEHLIPSTNVAESTVFWFLKLKGDYYRYLPEFKDGDEKKEVADQSLKAYEVFYSLN, from the exons ATTGTGGAGGCCATGAAGAAGGTAGCGAAGCTTGACGTTGAGCTGAGTGTGGAAGAGAGGAACCTGTTCTCTTTTGGGTACAAGAACGTGGTGGGTTCAAGGAGGGCTTCATGGAGGATCCTGTCAAAGATAGAGCAGAAGGAAGAGTCAAGGGGCAATGAGGTAAATGCAAAGCGCATAAGGGAATACATGCACAAGGTGGAGTTGGAGCTCTCCAAAATTTGCAGTGACATTATGATTGTCTTAGATGAGCATCTTATCCCATCCACTAATGTTGCTGAGTCCACTGTTTTT TGGTTTCTTAAGTT GAAAGGAGACTACTATCGGTATTTACCGGAATTTAAAGATGGTGATGAGAAAAAAGAGGTGGCAGATCAGTCACTTAAAGCATATGAAGTATTCTATTCACTTAATTAG
- the LOC130946163 gene encoding uncharacterized protein LOC130946163 — translation MSSAFMWEQLLFALHLHPPTLSERREFRGRGERGGFRGRGDRGGFSGRGRSDGECSGGRWGSERGDRGGFGGSGGRWEAGRGDRGGFGGRDRSDREGSGGRWGSERGDRGGFGGSGGRWGAGRGDRGGFGGRGRSNEKGSGGRWGSERGFGGRGRGRSDQSRGWSSRRDSGGDGSSDWKEGDTVEGWKNSNRSGAWNREGGDKDGQS, via the exons ATGTCATCAGCTTTTATGTGGGAGCAGCTTCTCTTT GCTCTTCATCTGCATCCTCCTACCTTGAGTGAACGCAGGGAATTTCGTGGTCGGGGAGAACGTGGGGGCTTTCGTGGCAGAGGTGATCGTGGTGGGTTTAGTGGCAGAGGTAGATCAGATGGGGAATGTTCTGGTGGCAGATGGGGATCAGAGAGAGGAGATCGTGGTGGGTTTGGTGGTTCTGGTGGCAGATGGGAAGCAGGGAGAGGAGATCGTGGTGGGTTTGGTGGCAGAGATAGATCAGATAGGGAAGGTTCTGGTGGCAGATGGGGATCAGAGAGAGGAGATCGTGGTGGGTTTGGTGGTTCTGGTGGTAGATGGGGAGCAGGGAGAGGAGATCGTGGTGGGTTTGGTGGCAGAGGTAGATCAAATGAAAAAGGTTCTGGTGGCAGATGGGGATCAGAGAGAGGATTTGGGGGCCGAGGCCGTGGAAGGAGTGACCAATCTAGAGGTTGGAGTAGTAGAAGGGATTCTGGTGGGGATGGTTCTTCTGACTGGAAGGAGGGAGATACTGTAGAAGGATGGAAGAATAGTAACAGATCTGGGGCATGGAACCGGGAAGGTGGTGACAAGGATGGGCAGAGCTGA